Part of the Sinomonas atrocyanea genome is shown below.
CTCCAGCCGTTGACGGTCTCCGTCTCGGTCCTGGCCACGGCGTTCAGGACCAGGACGGTGGTCAGGTACGCGAAGGTCAGGCCCATGATCAGACCCTGCACTATGCCGGAACCCGCGACCCAGGCCAGGAGGCCGCTCACGATGACGCCCTCATCACAGCGCTCCAGTTGCGAACAGCAGGACAACGGTACGGAACCCACGGCTTCCCCATCTGAGGATCCATGAGCAAGAATCTAGCCTCATTCCCGGCCGGCGGCGCGCCTAGGTGATCTCCCTGAGCAGGGCCTGCAGGCGGTCGAGCGCGGCGTGCGCCTGAGTGGGCAGGTTCTGGGTGATGGCACGGGCGCTGGGGTCGAGCGGCTCTCCCGCGAGCACTGGCACGGCTGCGGGTGCTGCGCCGTCCCCAGTGGCGCCGGCCGCCGTCCGCGCGAGGTCGGCCACCTTCCCGATTTCGGCGGCGAGCTCGACATCGGGCTGGCGCAGCCTGGAAGCGGCGTCGCTGAGGGAGCGCGCCGTCGCGACGATGTTCGCCACGAGGGTGAGGCGGCGCCGGATGGCTCGGGGCCGGTTCTCCCAGATCTGGTACCGGGTGAGAGGCTCGCCGACGAGGACGAGCCGGCGCAGCTGATTGTCGGCGGCGATGACGCGCTCGTCGACGGCATTGGCGCTGACGGAGGCCGGGTCGAGGGCGCGATCGTGCAGCGTGCCGAGCAGGTCGGCGACTGCCGCGAGGACAGAGCCCTGGACCACCTTGATCGTGTCGCGGGTGCTGACCGGCGTGACGAGGAGGGCGACGGCGATGCCGACCGCCGCCCCCGCGGCAGTCTCGTCGAGGCGCAGCAGCAGGAGCTCGTCAGAGAACTGGCCGAGGAGGGCGTACAGCTCGCTGAGCATGATCGTGAGGAAGAAGATCATGTATGCGTAGGAGATGCGCATGAGGTAGTTGCCGCAGAAGATGCTCGCCACGATCACGGCGAGTGCGGCGAAGAGGTTCCCGTTGGTGAGACGGGCGACGACGACGCCGGCGACGAGGCCGCCCAGGGTTCCCGCCACGCGCAGCAGCGATTTGCGGGTGGTGTCGAAGCGGGTGCCGGTTCCTGCGAAGGACACGAACGCGGCGATGACCGCCCAGTAGTAGCGCTGCCCGCTGATGAGGCTTCCGACGAGGATTGCGAGGGTTCCGGCGACCGCGACCTGCACTGCCTGCCTGGTGGCGAACTGCAGCCGGGTGAGTGGGTTCCACGCTGCGCCCCGGGGATCGACCTCGGACGCGACGCTGGGGATTCCGGGCAGCTGCCCGAGGACGAGCCCGGCCGCGGGCACGAACTGCGGCTCGTTCTCCTGCACGGTGCGGCTCAGCACCGGCCGGTTGGGCACCGACGTGACAATGCTGATGCCGCGGTGCAGGTCGGCGGCCGCTGCCTGCACGCTGAGGGGCGCGGCGGAGGCCAGCTCCGGGAGGGCCGGTGCGGCTTCGCGGGCGCGGGCGGGATTTGGGGTGGCGAGCGCGCCCAAGGCCTCCACGGCAGCGGCCCGGATCGCCGGGGCGGCGTCGGTCGCGGCGAGCCGCCTGGTTCCAAGAGTGAGGCGGTCGAGACCGAGCTGCAGTTCGAGCAGCCGCGCACGCAGCGTGGACGCCGTCCATCCCTCGGGGAGCGCCGGAGCGTGAGCGGCCCAGCCGTCGCTCATCAGCGCCGCCTCTGTGGCCCTCGCTCGCGCGCGGAAGATCGCCAACGAGGCGCGGTCCGCCCCCGGGCTGCCCGGATCAGCCTCGAGCAGCGCGATGCAGGCCCGTGCGAGGCCGCGCTGGCGGGCGCTCATGCTTCGGAAGACGGCGGCGAGGGTGCGGCGCGGATGCCGGCGGAAGACGGTGCAGCTCAGCAGCAGTACCACCGCCGTCGCGACGATGATGGCCACGAGCATCGCGGGGAGTGCCGGCAGCGTGGTCTTGAGGAAGGACGCGAAGAAGTAGCCGTTCCACAGCATGAAGCCGTAGAAGAAGTAGCCCAGCCCGAACCGGCGCATCCACACGGCCAGGAACATCACGACGACGAAGCCGACGAGCGAGGCCGGCTGGCTCGGTGCGAGCAGCGTGCCGGCCGTGATGCCCGCGCCCATGGCCAGCGGGAAGTACGCGGCCGTGATCGCGTTGGCCCGGATGCGGTGGTCGACGAGTGCGTTGGTGCCGATCATCGCCACCACGCTGCTGAGCAGCATGAACACGACGGTCCCCTGGGCACCCGCGTGGAGCAGCAGGGCGAGCCCGTAGCCGACGACCATGCACACCGCGACGTTGCCGGCCCCGGCCAGGCCGAGCTGGAGCCTCCCGAGCCCCGGGTCCGAGGCCACGGCGATGTCAGCGACCCGGCGCAGAAGGCCTGGTCGGGAGACCTTCGCGACCTCTCGTGCCTCCGGCGACGTACGCGTCCCGCCCAAAGGACTTACGCCGCGTGGTCGGAGTGGGTTGCCCAGCGCGAATGGCCCGAGGCGCGCCGCTCCGGGCGCCCTGCCTGTGCCTGGGCAGCATGGGCCTTGGCGGCGCGGGCCCCGAGGCGGAGCCCATCGTCACTGATCGGCACCCCGGCCCACTGCTGCGCGTGGGACGGTATGAACACGTCTCCAGCGGGGAATGCCCTCCTGCGCTGCCGCCCGGAGGCGACTGCCCAGACAACCTCGATGTATCCGTCCGTTGCGCCGACCGCGTAGCCATGCACTTCCCGGCTGCCGTCATGGGCGACGACCCTCTGCCCGCCGCTCTGCACCCGACCGGCCCCGGACTTGGTGTCCCTATCAAGCTGTCGCATTTCTGACCTCCACTGCCTACTCCTCATACCCCTGCGACGGCGCATCCATTCAGTGTGCTGCCCCGCTGTGTGGGGTCCAGCGTCTCCGGTCGTGGTCAGGGTCCGTCTGGCGTTTTGGTGGGGTCAGGCGGCCATCTTGCGGCGCATGCGGTCCAGGAGCCGGCGCAGCAGGCGCGAGACCTGCATCTGGGACACCCCCAGCTCCGCGGCGATCTCAGACTGGCTCATCTCGTCCACGAACCGCAGCTTCACCAGCAGCCGATCCTGCTCGCTCGCACCCTCCAGCGCGCACGCGACCATCTGCCGCAGCTCCACCTGCTCGAACCCCGCCTCGACCACCGGGACCAGGTGCGCCGTGCGCTCCCCCTCGCCCTCGCCCGAGGAATCCAGCGGCTCGATCGCCGCCGGGCTCATCGCCGCATCCACCGAGCGGGCCTCCGCGACCTGCTCCGGGCTGGCCCCCGTCGCCTCCCCCAGCTCCGCCAGGGACGGCTCCCGGCCCAGCTCCTGCACCAGCCGGCCACGGGCCTCCTTGACCCCCAGCCGCAGCTCCTGCAGCGACCGCGGCGGGCGCACCACCCAGGACTGGTCCCGCAGATAGCGCTTGATCGTCCCGGCAATCGTGGGCACCGCGAACTGCACGAACCCGTGCCCGGCACCCTCCCGGTACCGCTGCGCCGCCATCACCAGCCCCATCCGCGCCACCTGCCGGATGTCCTCGAAGTCATGCCCGGGCACCCGGTGCCGCCGCGCCAGCGCATCCGCCAAACCCAGATGCTCCACCACCAACGCCCCCGCGCCACCGGACGAGGCACCCTCGCGGCCCCCGGCGAGGACCGTCAGGGGACTCCTCGACTCCATCACAGCTGACTCACTCACAGCGACCTACCCTCTCTGCACCGCCCAGCGGCGGTGCCCGGCGTTGATGCTGGCTACCTCGAAGTCTTCAACGAGACAGACCTGTCTGTTCCGTCACGAGGAGTATGCACCGAGACAGACCTGTCTGTCCAGAGGGCTAGGATGGGCCCATGATGGGTGGAGATGCGGGGCAGGCGGGCAGAGGTGCCGTGCGGAAGCCGGCCAAGGAGCGGATCCTCGAGACCGCCTATGGGCTCTTCGCCAGAGGCGGCGTCCGCGCAGTGGGGATCGACGAGATCATCGCCCACTCCGGGGTCGCCAAGGCGACGTTCTACCGGTGCTTCCCCTCGAAGGACGCCCTCGTCCTGGCGTACATGGACCGCTGGTACCAGGTGCGCCACGATGCCATCGAGGATGCGATCACCCATGCCCACGCGCCTGAGGACGCCCTTCTCGCGGCCTTCAACGTGCTCGACGACTGGTTCAGCCGCGGCGCCGCCGAGGTCAACACCTTCCTCCACGTCGTGATCGAGTTCGGCCCGGAGCATCCCCTCGGTCAGGCCGCCATGGCGCACCTCGCGAACATCCGCGGACGCCTCGCCGCCCTCGCCGAGGGTGCCGGGCTCGAGGACCCGGTGGGCTTCGCCTGGTCCTTCCACATCCTCACCAAGGGCGCCATGGTCGCCTCCATCGAAGGAGACCAGCGCGCCGCTCTCCGCGCGCGGGCCCTCGCGCGGGCACTCATCGACCTCCACCGCCCCGACACGCCCGGGCGTCCGCAGTCGCAGCAAGAGGAAGACGACGAGGTCAAGGTCCTTCGGAAGCACGGCCGCGGCTGAGCGCTCCCCCACGCCGGGAGGCGGCGCTGGCCCGGACGCCGCCCCAAGGTTCGGCATGTATCATCGGGGCGCAAGGTGCCGTTCGTTAGCTGAGGCTCCTTCGCGGACACAAGCCAGCGACCCCCAACGTCGAGAGACGCCACAGGTCAGGACAGGCTGCCCCGGGCTAAGGGGCAACCCCGATTGGCTCTCCGGGTCCTCCCCGGGGTCACGACGCGAAGTGCCAAAGGTCTTACGAGGAAGGGCCCGGCCTCTCTGGCTGGCCGCCTGAAGGCACGCGACCCGCGTCCGGAGGAGGTGGCCGACCGTGTCCAGCGGTGACAGTAGTCCCTCCCCGCATACCTGCTGAGCCGCGCTCAGCCCCTCCGCCAATGCCGCGCGCCCACGTCGCGGCCGCGCTGAT
Proteins encoded:
- a CDS encoding FUSC family protein, giving the protein MASDPGLGRLQLGLAGAGNVAVCMVVGYGLALLLHAGAQGTVVFMLLSSVVAMIGTNALVDHRIRANAITAAYFPLAMGAGITAGTLLAPSQPASLVGFVVVMFLAVWMRRFGLGYFFYGFMLWNGYFFASFLKTTLPALPAMLVAIIVATAVVLLLSCTVFRRHPRRTLAAVFRSMSARQRGLARACIALLEADPGSPGADRASLAIFRARARATEAALMSDGWAAHAPALPEGWTASTLRARLLELQLGLDRLTLGTRRLAATDAAPAIRAAAVEALGALATPNPARAREAAPALPELASAAPLSVQAAAADLHRGISIVTSVPNRPVLSRTVQENEPQFVPAAGLVLGQLPGIPSVASEVDPRGAAWNPLTRLQFATRQAVQVAVAGTLAILVGSLISGQRYYWAVIAAFVSFAGTGTRFDTTRKSLLRVAGTLGGLVAGVVVARLTNGNLFAALAVIVASIFCGNYLMRISYAYMIFFLTIMLSELYALLGQFSDELLLLRLDETAAGAAVGIAVALLVTPVSTRDTIKVVQGSVLAAVADLLGTLHDRALDPASVSANAVDERVIAADNQLRRLVLVGEPLTRYQIWENRPRAIRRRLTLVANIVATARSLSDAASRLRQPDVELAAEIGKVADLARTAAGATGDGAAPAAVPVLAGEPLDPSARAITQNLPTQAHAALDRLQALLREIT
- a CDS encoding sigma-70 family RNA polymerase sigma factor, yielding MSESAVMESRSPLTVLAGGREGASSGGAGALVVEHLGLADALARRHRVPGHDFEDIRQVARMGLVMAAQRYREGAGHGFVQFAVPTIAGTIKRYLRDQSWVVRPPRSLQELRLGVKEARGRLVQELGREPSLAELGEATGASPEQVAEARSVDAAMSPAAIEPLDSSGEGEGERTAHLVPVVEAGFEQVELRQMVACALEGASEQDRLLVKLRFVDEMSQSEIAAELGVSQMQVSRLLRRLLDRMRRKMAA
- a CDS encoding TetR/AcrR family transcriptional regulator — its product is MRKPAKERILETAYGLFARGGVRAVGIDEIIAHSGVAKATFYRCFPSKDALVLAYMDRWYQVRHDAIEDAITHAHAPEDALLAAFNVLDDWFSRGAAEVNTFLHVVIEFGPEHPLGQAAMAHLANIRGRLAALAEGAGLEDPVGFAWSFHILTKGAMVASIEGDQRAALRARALARALIDLHRPDTPGRPQSQQEEDDEVKVLRKHGRG